TGAATATATTTTTCAGCATGCTTTTCTTTAACAAGATCTTCTAAATGTTGCTTTTCTTCACCAGCACCATAAATATCAAAGGAAATATTCTCCCCCTCATCATGCAATTCGGCAACTGCCTTAACCGCAATATCGACGTGCTTTTCTTTAGCCAGACGCGAAGCCGTAATCAGCTTCAAGCCTTTACGGTCGCGATCCTTAATATCTTTTGGTCGATCGCTAATGCCCCCAACCGGAATTGCTGAAATCTTTTGTGCTTCCTGAGGAAAATCGATTAGCAAGTCTTGCCTTTGCTGCTCTGTTGAGACAACTACTTGGTCAACCTTGTTCAAGTGATCTAGCAAGTATTCATAATAATTATTCCAGAACGGCTTGTCTGGATCCTTACGATCTGCCAAGTGATCGGCATGGATTAGATAAATAAGCTTCGCATCAGGAATTGGTTCATTCATTAAGGCTTCATCAGCCCAATCGCCACGGTCAATATAGAAGTTGCTCTTACCGCCAAAGAAACGGTCAAGTTCACTGAAGAAGTAGTGATATAGCCTTACCACATTAGCAAAGAAGAGATGTTCACCATTTTGAGAATAGAGGTGGAAGTTTTGCATACGATTTTCTTCATGGGCATTATCCACGGTTTCGTATGACACCTTCAATTCACCAGTCTTGGTATTGAAAATTTGCGTTTGATAAGTTCTAACCAATAATATTTTACTATCAGGCTCCTGTTTATTCTGTTGTTTAACAAAGTGATGCACAATATGCATTCCCGAGTCGGTGTACAGCTCATTAAGCCGCATCGTATTAGTGTTGTCACTCAATGTTCTAGCCTTCTTTTCAGGGAAGGTTTCTGTTAGACCATCTTTTAGGTAATCGTCTCCTAAGACAAAGTATTCCCACATATTAATGACATTTTGCTCTTTCAAGCGCCATTTAGCCATGGCTTTATGCAGTTCTGGTACTTTTGCTAAAAAGACAAAGCGATAAGGTAGCTTCGCTTCTTCAAATCGTTTGGCACGATAAAATTCGGAATGCTCAATTCCGGAATTTCCCATCCCCATTGCTTGATTAATAAAAAAATCCATTTTTCCTCCTAGTTATTATTACTAATATAAGCACGCAGTATTTTAACTAATTCGCCTGTGGCATGATTGTTGTCGATCTGTAAAACATAATTACTTTGCCTGAATTTATTAAGATATTTGACAAGCTCTTCTATTTGCGAAGTCGTAAAGTCGCCAATACCTGAACTTTGGACAGGCATTAAGATAAAGAGATGTTCTTGCTTTGGTTCAAAGTTCAATGCTTGGATGGTGGCAGTATAGTTACGCACATGAATGTGCAATCGGCTACGTTCTTGAGGTTCTTGAGGTTCAATTAGGACAGTGCGAATGCCGCCAACCATCTTCGTGGTAATGGCATATTCTGAAAGCAGCGGCGCAGCAGCTAGTAATACCATTTTGAAGCGCAGCTTTTGATTACCTAAACTAGCCAATTCAAGCCAGTAGCTGGCTTCTTTAGCAGTTAAACTAAAGGTACCTGCTTTTCCAGAAAAAATCTGATAATTGAGTTGTTGATCATCTTTATCAAAAGTAGTCATTGCCAGCGACAATGAATGCTCGGGCTGCTCTTGACTTATAATCTGAAATTGATAATCCACATCTTTTGTCAATCTTGGCATGATAATATCAGGAATAAAACCTCCATCGACAATTTTCATTTCTTTCCATAAAATTAGCGCTTTACCCGGTGAAACTATTGCGTTTTCATAGATTAAATCCTCATCTTCAAAATGCACCTTTGCACCATACATATAGATATAGCCCATATTCCGTGGTCTAAATAGGAGATATACCGTTACCAGTTTATTATCAGTCATTACGACCCCATTCTTAACATTCATATAAAAAGCATTCCTAAATAAATATTCGGAATGCTTTTTTAAGATTCATTAGTCTAAATAAGCATACTCTTATTTTACCACTAAATCAGCTTATTTCTTCTTAAAATTTTTAGCTAAAACGTATTGTCCGTTACGAATATGGTAATACGTCTTACCATTAATCTTCTTGGTACTATAAGTCTTAACTTTCGTGCCTTTCTTTAACACCTTGGTACCGATTCTCTTGCCATGCTTATCATAGATATAAGCATTGTGCTTGAGCTTAGGTTCCTTACCAATAACATTGCCGGCTGCCAAGTATTTACCATGACGAAGATTGTAGAACTTGCGACCATCTACATAAATAGTCTCATAACCCTTAATCTTCTTGCCCTTCTTCAATACCTTGTTACCGATCCGCTTGCCGTTCTTATCATAGACATAAGCATTGTGATGCAACTTACCTTCAAGACCAATGAAGTTACCCGCTGCTACGTAATGCTTGTTACCAATACTGTAGAAGTAACGACCATTAATCAACTTCTTGTCACCATAAGTCTTAACAATTGAAGTCCGTTTCAAAACTAAGCTGTTAGCACGTTTACCACTCTTGTTGTAAACATAAGCGTTGTGAACCAGTTTTCTAGAAACAGCTGACTTAGGATCAATGTCTTCATCAGTGTCATCAGTATCACGATCATCAACCGTCGTCGTATTAGTAGTAGCAGGAACAGTCGCTGCTGGTACATAAATTGGACGATTTGCTTCAGAAGTTGAAGTACTATAGCTGACTGATGTTGAGTCATTCGTTGATACTTCTGTGGAAGCTGAGTCACTAACTACTGTGCTGTAACTTGCCGAGGCTTCACTATTCTGCGATACTTCTGTCGAGGCTGATTCTGAAATCACTGTACTATAACTGGCTGAGGCTTCACTATTCTGTGAAACTGCTGTCGAAGCTGAGTCTGAAATCACTGTGCTGTAGCTGACTGACTTCGATACTTCTGTTGACGCTGAGTCACTAACCAATGTACTATAGCTGGCCGAGGCTCTACTGTTCTGTGATGCCTCTGTTGAAACTGAATCACTAACTACTGTACTGTAGCTCTTTGACGTCGATTCGTTATGCAAAGTTTCCGTTGAAGCCGAGTCGGAAATTACTGTACTGTAGCTGACTGACTTCGATACTTCTGTCGAAGCTGAGTCACTAACTACTGTGCTGTAACTTGCTGAGGCTTCACTATTCTGTGAAACTGCTGTCGAAGCTGAGCCTGAGATCACTGTACTATAACTGACTGACTTCGATACTTCTGTTGAAGCTGAGTCGGAAATTACTGTACTGTAACTTACTGACTTCGATACTTCTGTGGAGGCTGAATCAGAAATTGCTGTACTGTAACTTACTGACTTCGATACTTCTGTGGAGGCTGAATCAGAAATTGCTGTACTGTAACTTACTGACTTCGATACTTCTGTCGAAGCTGAGTCACTAACCAACGTACTATAGCTAGCCGAGGCTCTACTGTTCTGTGATGCCTCTGTCGAAGCCGATTCACTAACCAACGTACTATAGCTGGCCGAGGCTCTACTGTTCTGTGATACCTCTGTCGAAGCAGATTCACTAACCAACGTACTATAGCTAGCCGAGACTCTACTGTTCTGTGATACCTCTGTCGAAGCCGATTCACTAACCAACGTACTATAGCTAGCCGAGACTCTACTGTTCTGTGATACCTCTGTCGAAGCAGATTCACTAACTACTGTGCTGTAGCTCTTTGAAGTCGATTCGTTATGTGAAGTTTCTGTTGAAGCTGAGTCGGAAATTACCGTACTGTAACTCTTTGACGTTGATTCGTTATGCGAAGTTTCTGTTGAAGCCGAGTCGGAAATTACTGTACTGTAACTCACTGACTTCGATACTTCGGTCGATCCTGATTCACTAACCAACGTACTATAACTAGCTGAGGCTCTACTGTTCTGTGATACCTCTGTGGAAGCCGATTCGCTGACCAACGTACTATAGCTGGCCGAGGCTCTACTGTTCTGTGATGCCTCTGTGTAAGCTGATTCGCTAACCAACGTACTATAGCTAGCTGAGGCTCTACTGTTCTGTGATGCCTCTGTTGAAACCGAATCACTAACTACTGTACTGTAACTCTTTGACGTCGATTCATTATGCGAAGTTTCAGTTGAAGCTGAATCAGAAATTACCGTACTGTAACTCTTTGAAGTTGATTCGTTATGCGAAGTTTCAGTTGAAGCCGAGTCGGAAATTACTGTACTGTAGCTGACTGACTTCGATACTTCTGTCGAAGCTGATTCACTAATTACTGTACTGTAGCTAACTGACTTCGATACTTCTGTTGACGCTGATTCACTAACCAATGTACTATAGCTGGCCGAAGCTCTACTGTTCTGTGATGCCTCTGTCGAAGCAGATTCACTAACCAACGTACTATAGCTGGCCGAGGCTCTACTGTTCTGTGATGCCTCTGTTGAAACCGAGTCACTAACTACTGTACTGTAGCTCTTTGAAGTTGATTCGTTATGTGAAGTTTCCGTTGAAGCCGAGTCGGAAATTACCGTGCTGTAGCTGACTGACTTCGATACTTCTGTCGATCCTGATTCACTAATTACCGTACTATAGCTGGCTGAGGCTCTACTGTTCTGTGATGCCTCTGTTGAAACCGAATCACTAACTACTGTACTGTAGCTCTTTGACGTTGACTCATTATGCGAAGTTTCTGTTGAAGCTGAGTCGGAAATTACCGTACTGTAGCTGACTGACTTCGATACTTCTGTCGATCCTGATTCACTAACTACTGTACTGTAGCTCTTTGAAGTCGATTCATTATGCGAAGTTTCCGTTGAAGCTGAATCAGAAATTACCGTACTGTAACTCTTTGACGTCGATTCGTTATGTGAAGTTTCAGTTGAAGCTGAGTCGGAAATTACTGTGCTGTAGCTGACTGACTTCGATACCTCTGTTGACGCTGATTCACTAACTACTGTACTGTAGCTCTTTGAAGTCGATTCATTATGCGAAGTTTCAGTTGAAGCTGAATCAGAAATTACCGTACTGTAACTCTTTGAAGTCGATTCGTTATGCGAAGTTTCTGTTGAAGCCGAGTCGGAAATTACTGTACTGTAACTCACTGACTTCGATACTTCGGTCGATCCTGATTCACTAACCAACGTACTATAGCTAGCCGAAGCCCTACTGTTCTGTGATGCCTCTGTTGAAACCGAATCACTAACTACTGTACTGTAACTCTTTGACGTCGATTCATTATGCGAAGTTTCAGTTGAAGCCGAGTCAGAAATTACTGTACTGTAACTCTTCGACGTTGATTCGTTATGCGAAGCTTCAGTTGAAGTTGAGTCGGAAATTACCGTGCTGTAGCTGACTGACTTCGATACCTCTGTTGACGCTGATTCACTAACCAATGTACTATAGCTGGCCGAAGCTCTACTGTTCTGTGATGCCTCTGTCGAAGCAGATTCACTAACCAACGTACTATAACTAGCCGAAGCTCTACTGTTCTGTGATGCCTCTGTTGAAGCCGATTCACTAACCAACGTACTATAGCTAGCCGAAGCTCTACTGTTCTGTGATGCCTCTGTCGAAGCCGATTCACTAACTACTGTACTGTAGCTCTTTGAAGTCGATTCATTATGCGAAGTTTCTGTTGAAGCCGAGTCGGAAATTACTGTACTGTAGCTCTTTGACGTTGACTCATTATGCGAAGTTTCTGTTGAAGCTGAGTCGGAAATTACCGTACTGTAGCTGACTGACTTCGATACTTCGGTCGATCCTGATTCACTAATTACCGTGCTGTAGCTGGCCGACGTAGAACTATTTTGCTCTACTGCTGTCGAGCCTGATTCACTTACTACTGTACTGTAGCTGACTGACTTCGATACCTCTGTTGACGCTGATTCACTAACTACCGTGCTGTAGCTGGCTGACGTAGAACTATTCTGCTCTACTGCTGTCGAGCCTGATTCACTAATTACTGTACTGTAGCTAACTGACTTCGATACCTCTGTTGACGCTGATTCACTAACCAACGTACTATAGCTAGCCGAGGCTCTACTGTTCTGTGATGCCTCTGTCGAAGCCGATTCACTAACTACTGTACTGTAGCTCTTTGAAGTCGATTCATTATGCGAAGTTTCTGTTGAAGCCGAGTCGGAAATTACTGTACTGTAGCTCTTTGACGTTGACTCATTATTCGAAGTTTCTGTTGAAGCTGAGTCGGAAATTACCGTACTGTAGCTGACTGACTTCGATACTTCTGTTGACGCTGATTCACTAACCAACGTACTATAGCTAGCCGAGGCTCTACTGTTCTGTGATGCCTCTGTCGAAGCCGATTCACTAACCAACGTACTATAACTAGCCGAGGCTCTACTGTTCTGTGATGCCTCTGTCGAAGCTGAGTCACTAACCAACGTACTATAGCTGGCTGAGGCTCTACTGTTCTGTGATGCCTCTGTTGAAACCGAATCACTAACTACCGTGCTGTAGCTTTCCGAGGTTGAACTATTTTGCTCTATCGCTGTCGAGGCTGACTCACTAACTACTGTACTGTAGCTAACTGACTTCGATACTTCCGTTGAAGCTGAATCAGAAATTACCGTACTGTAACTCTTTGAAGTTGATTCGTTATGCGAAGTTTCAGTTGAAGCCGAGTCGGAAATTACCGTGCTGTAGCTGACCGACTTCGATACTTCCGTTGAAGCTGAATCAGAAATTACCGTACTGTAACTCTTTGAAGTTGATTCGTTATGCGAAGTTTCAGTTGAAGCCGAGTCGGAAATTACCGTGCTGTAGCTGACTGACTTCGATACTTCCGTTGAAGCTGATTCGCTAATTACCGTGCTGTAGCTGACTGACTTCGATACTTCTGTCGAAGCTGATTCACTAATTACCGTGCTGTAGCTGGCCGACGTAGAACTATTTTGCTCTACTGCTGTCGAGCCTGACTCACTAACCACTGTGCTGTAGCTAACCGACTTCGATACTTCTGTCGAAGCTGATTCACTAATTACCGTACTGTAGCTAGCTGAGGTTGAACTATTCTGCTCTACTGCTGTCGATCCTGATTCACTAACTACCGTACTGTAGCTAACTGACTTCGATACTTCCGTTGACGCTGATTCACTAACCAACGTACTATAGCTAGCCGAGGCTCTACTGTTCTGTGATGCCTCTGTCGAAGCCGATTCACTAACCAACGTACTATAACTAGCCGAGGCTCTACTGTTCTGTGATGCCTCTGTCGAAGCTGAGTCACTAACCAACGTACTATAGCTGGCTGAGGCTCTACTGTTCTGTGATGCCTCTGTTGAAACCGAATCACTAACTACCGTGCTGTAGCTTTCCGAGGTTGAACTATTTTGCTCTATCGCTGTCGATCCTGACTCACTTACTACTGTACTGTAGCTAACTGACTTCGATACTTCTGTCGAAGCTGATTCACTGACTACCGTGCTGTAGCTTTCCGAAGTAGAGCTATTCTGCTCTACTGCTGTCGAGGCTGACTCACTTACTACTGTACTGTAGCTAACTGACTTCGATACTTCCGTTGAAGCTGATTCGCTAATTACCGTGCTGTAGCTGGCTGAGGTTGAACTATTCTGCTCTACTGCTGTCGATCCTGACTCACTAACCACTGTACTGTAGCTGACTGACTTCGATACTTCCGTCGAAGCTGATTCACTGACTACCGTGCTGTAACTTACTGAGGTTGAGTCATTATGCGAAGTTTCCGTTGAAACCGAGTCGGAGACTACTGTACTGTAGCTTTCCGAAGTAGAACTATTCTGCTCTACTGCTGTCGAGCCTGACTCACTAACTACTGTACTGTAGCTGACTGACTTCGATACTTCCGTTGAAGCTGATTCACTGACTACCGTGCTGTAGCTGGCCGACGTAGAACTATTTTGCTCTACTGCTGTCGAGCCTGACTCACTAACCACTGTGCTGTAGCTAACCGACTTCGATACTTCTGTCGAAGCTGATTCACTAATTACCGTACTGTAGCTAGCTGAGGTTGAACTATTCTGCTCTACTGCTGTCGATCCTGACTCACTAACCACTGTACTGTAGCTGACTGACTTCGATACTTCCGTTGAAGCTGATTCGCTAATTACCGTGCTGTAGCTGACTGACTTCGATACTTCTGTCGAAGCTGATTCACTAATTACCGTACTATAGCTGGCCGAGGCTCTACTGTTCTGTGATACTTCTGTCGAAGCT
This DNA window, taken from Lactobacillus sp. ESL0684, encodes the following:
- a CDS encoding glycosyltransferase, which encodes MDFFINQAMGMGNSGIEHSEFYRAKRFEEAKLPYRFVFLAKVPELHKAMAKWRLKEQNVINMWEYFVLGDDYLKDGLTETFPEKKARTLSDNTNTMRLNELYTDSGMHIVHHFVKQQNKQEPDSKILLVRTYQTQIFNTKTGELKVSYETVDNAHEENRMQNFHLYSQNGEHLFFANVVRLYHYFFSELDRFFGGKSNFYIDRGDWADEALMNEPIPDAKLIYLIHADHLADRKDPDKPFWNNYYEYLLDHLNKVDQVVVSTEQQRQDLLIDFPQEAQKISAIPVGGISDRPKDIKDRDRKGLKLITASRLAKEKHVDIAVKAVAELHDEGENISFDIYGAGEEKQHLEDLVKEKHAEKYIHVRGLSQHLELVYPRHDAFISTSFSEGFGLTYIEALNAALPVVTFNARFGATQLIRDGENGFVQELKRDDDDFNVAQIKEGITRLLKADYVKLRRNTQVGIDKYRNSAIAKQWKELVDGLRTN
- a CDS encoding accessory Sec system protein Asp3; amino-acid sequence: MNVKNGVVMTDNKLVTVYLLFRPRNMGYIYMYGAKVHFEDEDLIYENAIVSPGKALILWKEMKIVDGGFIPDIIMPRLTKDVDYQFQIISQEQPEHSLSLAMTTFDKDDQQLNYQIFSGKAGTFSLTAKEASYWLELASLGNQKLRFKMVLLAAAPLLSEYAITTKMVGGIRTVLIEPQEPQERSRLHIHVRNYTATIQALNFEPKQEHLFILMPVQSSGIGDFTTSQIEELVKYLNKFRQSNYVLQIDNNHATGELVKILRAYISNNN
- a CDS encoding SLAP domain-containing protein codes for the protein MVSESGSTAVEQNSSTSASYSTVISESASTEVSKSVSYSTVVSESASTAVEQNSSTSESYSTVVSESASTEVSKSVSYSTVVSESGSTAIEQNSSTSESYSTVVSDSVSTEASQNSRASASYSTLVSDSASTEASQNSRASASYSTLVSESASTEASQNSRASASYSTLVSESASTEVSKSVSYSTVVSESGSTAVEQNSSTSASYSTVISESASTEVSKSVSYSTVVSESGSTAVEQNSSTSASYSTVISESASTEVSQNSRASASYSTVISESASTEVSKSVSYSTVISESASTEVSKSVSYSTVVSESGSTAVEQNSSTSASYSTVISESASTEVSKSVSYSTVVSESGSTAVEQNSSTSASYSTVVSESASTEVSKSVSYSTVVSESGSTAVEQNSSTSESYSTVVSDSVSTETSHNDSTSVSYSTVVSESASTEVSKSVSYSTVVSESGSTAVEQNSSTSASYSTVISESASTEVSKSVSYSTVVSESASTAVEQNSSTSESYSTVVSESASTEVSKSVSYSTVVSESGSTAIEQNSSTSESYSTVVSDSVSTEASQNSRASASYSTLVSDSASTEASQNSRASASYSTLVSESASTEASQNSRASASYSTLVSESASTEVSKSVSYSTVVSESGSTAVEQNSSTSASYSTVISESASTEVSKSVSYSTVVSESGSTAVEQNSSTSASYSTVISESASTEVSKSVSYSTVISESASTEVSKSVSYSTVISDSASTETSHNESTSKSYSTVISDSASTEVSKSVSYSTVISDSASTETSHNESTSKSYSTVISDSASTEVSKSVSYSTVVSESASTAIEQNSSTSESYSTVVSDSVSTEASQNSRASASYSTLVSDSASTEASQNSRASASYSTLVSESASTEASQNSRASASYSTLVSESASTEVSKSVSYSTVISDSASTETSNNESTSKSYSTVISDSASTETSHNESTSKSYSTVVSESASTEASQNSRASASYSTLVSESASTEVSKSVSYSTVISESGSTAVEQNSSTSASYSTVVSESASTEVSKSVSYSTVVSESGSTAVEQNSSTSASYSTVISESGSTEVSKSVSYSTVISDSASTETSHNESTSKSYSTVISDSASTETSHNESTSKSYSTVVSESASTEASQNSRASASYSTLVSESASTEASQNSRASASYSTLVSESASTEASQNSRASASYSTLVSESASTEVSKSVSYSTVISDSTSTEASHNESTSKSYSTVISDSASTETSHNESTSKSYSTVVSDSVSTEASQNSRASASYSTLVSESGSTEVSKSVSYSTVISDSASTETSHNESTSKSYSTVISDSASTETSHNESTSKSYSTVVSESASTEVSKSVSYSTVISDSASTETSHNESTSKSYSTVISDSASTETSHNESTSKSYSTVVSESGSTEVSKSVSYSTVISDSASTETSHNESTSKSYSTVVSDSVSTEASQNSRASASYSTVISESGSTEVSKSVSYSTVISDSASTETSHNESTSKSYSTVVSDSVSTEASQNSRASASYSTLVSESASTEASQNSRASASYSTLVSESASTEVSKSVSYSTVISESASTEVSKSVSYSTVISDSASTETSHNESTSKSYSTVISDSASTETSHNESTSKSYSTVVSDSVSTEASQNSRASASYSTLVSESAYTEASQNSRASASYSTLVSESASTEVSQNSRASASYSTLVSESGSTEVSKSVSYSTVISDSASTETSHNESTSKSYSTVISDSASTETSHNESTSKSYSTVVSESASTEVSQNSRVSASYSTLVSESASTEVSQNSRVSASYSTLVSESASTEVSQNSRASASYSTLVSESASTEASQNSRASASYSTLVSDSASTEVSKSVSYSTAISDSASTEVSKSVSYSTAISDSASTEVSKSVSYSTVISDSASTEVSKSVSYSTVISGSASTAVSQNSEASASYSTVVSDSASTEVSKSVSYSTVISDSASTETLHNESTSKSYSTVVSDSVSTEASQNSRASASYSTLVSDSASTEVSKSVSYSTVISDSASTAVSQNSEASASYSTVISESASTEVSQNSEASASYSTVVSDSASTEVSTNDSTSVSYSTSTSEANRPIYVPAATVPATTNTTTVDDRDTDDTDEDIDPKSAVSRKLVHNAYVYNKSGKRANSLVLKRTSIVKTYGDKKLINGRYFYSIGNKHYVAAGNFIGLEGKLHHNAYVYDKNGKRIGNKVLKKGKKIKGYETIYVDGRKFYNLRHGKYLAAGNVIGKEPKLKHNAYIYDKHGKRIGTKVLKKGTKVKTYSTKKINGKTYYHIRNGQYVLAKNFKKK